The Porites lutea chromosome 4, jaPorLute2.1, whole genome shotgun sequence genome contains a region encoding:
- the LOC140933443 gene encoding dicarboxylate carrier UCP2-like has translation MHTKPGQKEPSLLVKFVSAGLAASVAEAATIPIDTAKVRLQIQGENAVMANVSSGVSTGNPSVKYRGMIGSMVTVAKTDGVRSLYKGLVPGIHRQLCFASIRIGLYDKVKKFYGDEDINNPKVIKKILASFTTGVFAVSLAQPTEVAKVRFQASASRFGSSKALDAYKSIYKNEGLRGMWKGAFANMARLSTVNASELVVYDMVKGFFLRKNLMADEMPLHFVSAFGAGFATTVIASPVDVVKTRYMNSPPNTYKSAIHCAYMLLKHNGPLAYYKGFTPNFMRLGAWNIVMFMCFEQFKRFFSSFSSED, from the exons ATGCATACTAAACCGGGGCAGAAAGAACCGTCTCTACTTGTGAAGTTTGTAAGCGCTGGATTAGCCGCATCTGTGGCAGAGGCTGCTACTATTCCGATAGACACGGCGAAAGTTCGACTTCAG ATTCAAGGTGAAAATGCTGTTATGGCAAATGTATCAAGTGGTGTTTCAACTGGCAATCCCAGTGTAAAATACCGTGGAATGATAGGTTCCATGGTAACAGTGGCAAAAACAGATGGTGTTCGCTCCCTGTACAAAGGACTTGTACCAGGAATTCATCGACAACTCTGCTTTGCTAGCATTAGGATAGGACTTTATgacaaagttaaaaaattttatggAGATGAGGACATAAACAACCCAAAAGTTATAAAGAAGATTCTGGCTAGTTTTACAACAGGTGTCTTTGCAGTATCACTAGCTCAGCCAACAGAAGTAGCTAAAGTGAGATTTCAAGCTAGTGCCTCCAGATTTGGATCAAGTAAGGCCTTAGATGCTTACAAGTCaatttacaaaaatgaaggGCTACGTGGAATGTGGAAAGGCGCCTTCGCAAATATGGCACGGCTCTCCACTGTGAATGCCTCAGAGCTTGTTGTGTATGACATGGTGAAAGGTTTCTTTCTGAGAAAAAATCTCATGGCTGATGAGATGCCGCTGCATTTTGTATCTGCCTTTGGGGCTGGCTTCGCTACCACTGTGATAGCTTCCCCTGTTGATGTGGTGAAGACTCGCTACATGAACTCACCACCAAATACATACAAGAGTGCCATCCACTGTGCTTATATGCTGTTGAAACACAATGGTCCTCTGGCTTATTACAAAGG GTTCACCCCAAATTTCATGAGGCTGGGAGCTTGGAATATTGTTATGTTCATGTGCTTTgaacaatttaaaagattttttagcTCATTTTCTTCAGAAGATTGA